The Mytilus galloprovincialis chromosome 4, xbMytGall1.hap1.1, whole genome shotgun sequence genome contains a region encoding:
- the LOC143072254 gene encoding golgin subfamily A member 7-like: protein MDDISGIPPNNCQKVFIQRDFSEGTSVKFLTKFPAELNGKLETDVFVRTITQLNSMFSEAETLGGRNYCESCLACLTAYTSYICFDTHYEKMLKKITKFIAEQNQDYYVPRGLMLVDPVERGLRTLEICLLTENNGR from the exons ATGGATGACATAAGTGGTATACCACCCAATAATTGTCAGAAGGTCTTTATACAAAGAGATTTCTCAGAAGGCACATCAGTCAAATTTCTTACTAAATTTCCAGCAGAGCTCAATGGAAAG CTGGAGACTGATGTATTTGTGAGAACTATTACTCAACTGAATAGCATGTTCAGTGAAGCAGAAACCTTAGGAGGGAGAAATTATTGTGAAAGCTGTTTGGCATGTCTAACAGCTTATACAAGTTATATATGTTTTGATACACATTATGAAAAG aTGTTAAAGAAAATAACCAAATTCATCGCAGAACAAAACCAAGATTACTATGTACCTAGAGGACTGATGTTGGTTGATCCAGTAGAAAGAGGACTAAGAACT CTTGAGATATGTTTATTGACTGAAAACAATGGAAGATGA